In a genomic window of Physeter macrocephalus isolate SW-GA chromosome 14, ASM283717v5, whole genome shotgun sequence:
- the DHRS13 gene encoding dehydrogenase/reductase SDR family member 13 has product MEALLLSVGLLLGAYVLIYYNLVKGPPCRGIASLRGRTAVVTGANSGIGKMTALELARRGARVVLACRSRERGEAAAFDLRQESGNNEVIFMALDLASLASVRAFATAFLSSEPRLDILIHNAGISSCGRTREPFNLLLRVNHIGPFLLTYLLLPRLKTCAPSRVVVVSSAAHRRGRLDFTRLDRPVVGWRQELRAYADSKLANVLFARELATQLEGTGITCYAAHPGPVNSELFLRHVPGWLRPLLRPVAWLVLRAPRGGAQTPLYCALQEGIEPLSGRYFANCHVEEVPPAARDDRAAHRLWEASKRLAGLGPGEGAESDEDPQPEDPSSPSSPHPE; this is encoded by the exons ATGGAGGCGCTGCTGCTGAGCGTGGGGTTGCTGCTGGGCGCCTACGTGCTGATCTATTACAACCTGGTGAAGGGGCCGCCGTGCCGCGGCATCGCCAGCCTGCGGGGCCGCACGGCCGTGGTCACGG GCGCCAACAGCGGCATCGGGAAGATGACGGCGCTGGAGTTGGCGCGCCGAGGAGCGCGCGTGGTTCTAGCCTGCCGGAGCCGGGAGCGCGGTGAGGCGGCCGCCTTCGACCTCCGCCAG GAGAGTGGGAACAATGAGGTCATCTTCATGGCCTTGGACTTGGCCAGTCTGGCCTCCGTGAGGGCCTTTGCCACTGCCTTCCTGAGCTCTGAGCCACGGCTGGACATCCTCATCCACAATGCCG GCATCAGTTCCTGTGGCCGAACCCGGGAGCCCTTTAACCTGCTGTTGCGAGTGAACCACATCGGCCCCTTCCTGCTGACATACCTGCTGCTGCCCCGGCTGAAGACATGCGCCCCCAGCCGCGTGGTGGTGGTATCCTCAGCCGCCCACCGTCGAGGCCGCCTCGACTTCACACGCCTGGACCGCCCAGTGGTGGGCTGGCGGCAGGAGCTGCGGGCATATGCTGACAGTAAGCTGGCCAACGTATTGTTTGCCAGGGAGCTCGCCACTCAGCTTGAGGGCACTGGCATCACCTGCTATGCAGCCCACCCAG GGCCGGTGAACTCGGAGCTGTTCCTGCGCCATGTTCCTGGATGGCTACGCCCACTTTTGCGCCCAGTGGCTTGGCTGGTGCTGCGGGCACCACGAGGTGGTGCCCAGACACCCCTGTACTGCGCTCTGCAGGAGGGCATTGAGCCTCTCAGTGGGAGATACTTTGCCAACTGCCATGTGGAGGAGGTGCCCCCAGCTGCAAGAGACGACCGGGCGGCTCACCGGCTATGGGAGGCCAGCAAAAGGCTAGCCGGGCTTGGGCCTGGGGAGGGTGCTGAATCTGATGAAGATCCCCAGCCTGAGGACCCATCTTCCCCGAGCAGCCCCCACCCTGAGTAG